Within the Trachemys scripta elegans isolate TJP31775 chromosome 4, CAS_Tse_1.0, whole genome shotgun sequence genome, the region gtggtgggagacaagcctgctttctgcaaccctcctttccccaacaactcgcttcagcgattcccaaaatcaaatccacttaccagagacctcctctcctgtttgcgcttcgccaacATCCGACAGTTGTGACTGGTTAGCCTCCTCCGGGGTCAAAAAGTGCTCCTGGTTGCATGAATCTCTGAcatccgagtcatcctctgcctctgggtccccctctgCCTCCACATCTCGTACAAGAttttctcctcctggctcagtccactttCAACTGGCATGAGAGCCACTTAAGTATCCTCAGTGGTCTTCGCAGTGGAAATGGGGTTGCTGCCAAGtatcatgtccagctctttgtagaactggcagctcgtggacgcagcaccggagcggcgaTTTGCCTCCTGCACCTtatggtaggcattctgcagctccttcactttgaccctgcactgcagtgtgtccaggtaatggcccctttctatcatgcatcatgaaatctgcccataggtatcataactcctacggctggagcgcagctgggattgGACAGCCTTCGCTTCCCAAATGCTGgagaggtccagcagctcggcattgctcaaagtgggggatcgcctggtgcatggagtaagcatggccacctggaaagatgcactgagaccactgcacgcgtcaccgagcaaacaggaagggaactttcaaaattccaaaggaatttacagggtggggatgacggttagtcacctgagggcagggcagtagagttcaaactgatgaccagagaggcaagaagaGGCATTATGGGACACTTCCCGGAGGCCAGTCGCAGCGCTGTAATTGAttagggtgtctacactggcatgcagcgctgtagccccagtgcagaaagctgtacgcctctcgttGGGGGTGCGTTTTTTTAACAGCActacaactgcacagtttctgcgcactaagtggcttggcagtgtgtacacctcaggagttacagcgcagaaagctgctttactgcacagaaacttgccagtgtagacagggctttaCTTAGCTACAGAACCTTTTTCCATATAATAATGTTCTGTACACgtgtgttatttaaaaaaatcactgatacAGTTCAACTGAAGAGATTTAACAAGAAAAATACAACATTGAAGAAACAGTATATTCATTCCAAAGGTATTTCCCTCTGTTTGACCAGATATATGAATGAAATATATGTGCTAACACTTTGGATCTTTGCACTTATCCCAACTCTTGTAGCCACTGCTCAGACAAaattttcattgaagtcagtggcatcagtaaggactgaataaggacttcaggatttagccAAACATTAACCCTCAATAAACACACTgcataaaaatctctcttttataTCTGTGTATATGGCACGAGTGTGCGTGTgattgtcaaggctgcttccccactctgaactttagggtacaattgtaggggcctgcatgaaacttctaagcttaactaccagcttagatttggttcgctgccaccactcccaaaatgctaattcccttccctgggtagccttgagagactcttcaccaattccctggtggatcaaaatccaacccccttggatctaaaaacaaggaaaaaatcaatcaggttcttaaaaagaaggcttttaattaaagaaaaaggtaaaaatcatttctgtaaaatcaggagggaaaataactttacagggtaattaaacttaaagagcccagaggaatcccctctagccttaggtttaaagttacagcaaacagagataaacactctagtaaaaaggtacatttacaagttgagaaaacaaagataaactaacacgccttgcctggctgtttacttacaagtttgaaatatgagagatttgttcagaaagatttggagagcctggattgatgtctggtccctctcagtcccaagagcgaacaacccccaaaacaaagagcacaaacaaaagtcttccccccaccaagatttgaaagtatcttgtccccttattggtcctttgggtcaggtgtcagccaggttacctgagcttcttaaccctatacaggtaaaaggattttggagtctctggccgggagggattttatagtactgtacacaggagggatGTTACCCtcccctttatagttatgacagtgatCAACAAAAAATTTTAGAAGAAAAAGTGATTATTTTAGTTTCTTCCAGACAAGAAAAATATCCAAGAGGGCAAAAGAAAATAcgaaacaaaaactaaaaaagatACAATAGCAGTGCTCTTCTGATCACTAAACCAACCATTCATACAGAATGTTAATGGATGTTAAGGTATCCTGTATCAGACATCTTTCACACCACTGTCACAAATGACGCAGACAGCTTGCCTTACAAACAACGATTAAAGGTAGATAAAACAGGTATACAAATATGAGAACTATATAATcacaaaagaggggaaaaaatacaggAAGTGAGAGAGTATAAACTAAAAATAGTAATGGGATAAAACTGAAAGCAGAAATTCAGCCTGAAAGTAGAGAAAAAAATCTCCCAACATTAAGCTCTGTGGTTTAGTCTCCCCATAAGGTAATGGTAAAAATCCCACCAGTTGGGACATATAAATTTATACTGGCAACACACTACAAAAATTGGAATGTAGAGCACAAACATGCATTGACAGGGGGATAGATTAAATGTTCTAACAGTCCTATTCCAGTTCTAGTTTCTATGGTTTTATGAGACCGTGCTCCACCAGGAGGAAGCTATCCAGAGGAGGCATATAAATTGCAATTTTACATAAAAACATGGGCCAAATTAATCTGTTGTAACTcccttgaagtcaacagaattacaACATAGATTAATCTAATTTAGTGTTTTCAAATACAATTCCTAGTTTGTTCATAGAACCAACTAAGCTTTTTCTCTTGATTTCTACATTTCCCATCCCGGTAATATTCTGGTGCTGTCCCATATCGCTAAAGATTCATGCCAAGTTCAATTCCATTGGGACCAAAATCCTCTGTCTTCTTGGTTCAGCACTTTGATATGTTTCTCTTTTAGAACTCTGCACTAGTCAAAGAGATGTAGCTTTCTTTTcacgaaagaaagaaagaaagataagaGGTCACTGAAGGGGAACCATTCTGTTTGGGAGTAAGCTACCTGCCTGCACGAACAGGTATACACATTCAAAATCACAATGATGTAGATAGCTCTGGTTTGGCAATGAGCATGATAACAAGGCTGGAAACGGGAGCCAAAACTAAGAATAAAGATTATAATCTGAACAGGAGCATGATATAAAGCCCAGGCTGAGAGAGATCCCTTGTGGTAATTGTGGATACTGCACTTGCTTAACATCCACAAACATAAACCACCAACTAATGTAGGAACGTAACTTGCACCATTTCTGAATGCtaaaaatattacatatattTCCCTAGTGTGCAGGGGAAATGCACACTTGCTGCCAGACTTTTGTTCAGCAAGTTTCCTATCAcagtgctgcagagctgggattCTACTGTATTTACCCACTATAccaggaatttttttaaacacacacttagTCCTCCACAGGCTCAGTAAACATTATCTCTGCTCTAAATGATATTAGCATGAAAGGGATTATCACCAAGAAATATGTcacaactgaaaatattttaaaatctcaatttttgCCTTTCAAACTTTTCATGAGAATGTAGTACCAGCAAAAGGTGCAAATCAGCAGCCTGCAGCCCGATACCCTTTATACATAGACTAGGCACAGATGAGcagcagaagcaaaaaaaaaaccccacctctccCTACACTCTCCTGACAATACACCACAACTCAGACAATGAAGGGCTGACTCTGGGCGGGGTCATGAGGAGAGAGTTCAAACTACATTCCCATTTAGGGAATATCTACATGGAGAAATTTTCTGGCACAGTTATATTGTAATAATTATTCTGCTATAATTATATCAGTACAAGTCCCTGTACAGACTGCTAttgcaaaataaaagtaattttatgCCAGAATAGAAGCAGAATAATTACTCTTCTGACACAATATCACCTTTATTCCGCAATAGAGGTCTATACAGGGATGTGTACTGATATAATTATAACAGAATAATAATTCCATTATAGGTATGCCACGAAATTTCCCTAAGTAACAAGCCCCCCTTTGTCAAACAAATTATTTGGCTCAATACAGAGTTAGTTGGGTGCAATTCTTtgacctgtgttatataggaggtaagactagatgatctagtggacCCTtcctagccttaaaatctattaattttacTAGAATAGTGTTTTTTTGTATTGACTGCAGTCCAACAGGAGCTGGACAAGGCTCTTCAGCTAATCTCATACAGGCCAAACAAGCCATCAGTCGGTAACAATTTTTTGTCACTATCTAATGAGTGTGAACAGATTGTggttgaaatcttggccccactgaagtcaatgggaattttgccattgatttcaatgaggccaggaaTTCACCCTAATtattaaaaagaacccaacagcTTGGCCGATGTCACTAGTGGACTCTACTCCACCAATAAACTACACTATGCTGATAATCATTCCCTTACAGGAAAGAGCCTGGAATCTTATTCCCTGGCCTGAAGGTCAACATTCTAGCACTCTGTCAGAACAGCGGAAAAAAGAATTTCAGAGGGGAGAGCTATTCACTGAGGAGTCCCTACACCTAAAGCCcaatatattaattatatatCCCATTACCAGTCCAATTCCCTTTTAAACTTAAAACTCTGTAGATGAAATGTTGTTTAATGACAGTTGGCTTAGTTGTAAAAAGGTAGAACTCCTGGAACGGAGAATTTTCCATTCTCACAACATGCTGAGAAGTACTTGTATTATATCTATGGGGACCATTTTTACAGGGATTTAACGACACAGACCCACTGACATTTTTTGTTTATATAGATACTATCCTGAATTTAGAGCCACCCAAATCTAAACAGATCCCATTTGTTTTCCTCTAATtaaaaaagaagttaaaaatagTCACTTTTTCTCCATAGCATATGATGTTCAGGCCATTTCTTGCAATGCTAGATATTACCCAGcctatggggaaaaaatcccagaAAGAGCTGAATCCTCTCTCCCACACCCATTCATTTAAAACACATACAACCTCTGCATAAAGCATTGATAATACGGAGTGGGGAATGACCTTCTATTGGCCagcagttggactagatgagccaaTAGGTCTTCTCTGTTCTCAATTTCTATGAAAGTTACTTTAAGGAGAGTTTGTAAAGCACTACACATCAAGAGATGCAAACAAGCAAAGGTTGTGAATGTTGAAAGAAACCTCTGGTACCTTCCCAATAAAGGCACATCTATGGTACTCTCTTAGATAAGCATAGTTAAAATAATGTAGTGAAAAGGCCAGAAGGCTACTTCCACTGGAAGAAAGATAATTTGTCTCATTACCTTCTCTCTGAGCTTTGTCTCATTAGTTTAAGTGACAAAGCAAAGGCTTACAATATATTGAGAGACAGTGTTTAAAACAAATTTCTGGTAAAGGAGGACATGTTTCACAGGATATTTTACAATAGGAAACAGGTTTCAGTTCTATTCTTAGAAGTTACCTTCACTCACGACAGTAATAAATATTTGACCATTCTTCAGAAGGTATATTTGACACAGAGCAAAGAAAAccaaagtactttttaaaaataactttattataaACCTgtagttttaataaaatattcaaaatattcaaaaaaattcCTGTAGTCACTCAGTTAACAACTGCTTCCAATAACATACAAAAAAATGCCAGAAACGACTGCAATTCTTATGGTGACTTCAGTCAGTGTTTTCAGGCTTTTCAGTCCCCTTGCCAACAATAGAGATGCTGTCAATTACCTGAGTTATACCACCCCTGAAAACGAGAAGTTTGGATGAAAAGACTTAGCACACAGATACTGTATCTTCAATCATTACCTCCTGTACATGTAACTCATGGCAAGTAAAGTGGAAGCCAAGAGAAATCTGGATAACTGCGTAATGTATGTATGCTAATGAGCTATTCTCCATTAACTTGTTCCATCCTCCTTTATATCTCAAATTAATTTTGTCTACTTGTTGCCTATCCCAGCTTATAGAAATGACATGAGCCAACATATTGTTGTAATATCTTTGATGTCCAAACACAGCAGACAAGATGAGCTGCACTGCACCCAGATAAAACATATGAAAATGTACTGCagttaaaaaaaccctgaagagTGGGATTTTAAGAAGAGTTTGAGAgagttgaaattcaatgggagttgggataTCTAACTCCCTTAAgcgtctttgaaaatcccagcctaaaaaGCCATTTTCTAATGTCATTCAAAATAATTCAACATAATAACATACATCAATAAGGAACGAGAACTGTTTGATACACGCTATTTTTCTGAACTGAAGCATACAGAGCAATTCTAAAAAGCAGTGTTTTGTTATATACAAGAGATTAAATCCAGATCTACTCTATAACTGAGTCAGGTGACTGGACTACAACAAGCAGAAGTTGCAGTGTAGCCTGAAAGTAATTCATTTTAAACTGTGTTGGAGCTAGATTCCCTAGATTGCCCCATAGTGAAAGGGGCTTAGAAATTAGATTTAGAGACATCGTAGTGGACTATGTTGGAACATTTCTGCTATAACATCTGAACACACTACTGACATCTTCCAAAACAAAGCAAGTCATTTATCAGTGTGATAGAACTGCTTTTCTGAGGTGATTGAAGAAATTAATGATTGCTTAGCTAGAAGATATTTAAGATTTCTTATTGACTAACCTTCCTACCAAGAACAATTTAAAAGAGTCAGTACATTTCATTGTTTCAACAGATGAAAAGCAGAAGCTCACAGGTTATTAAAACACAAAAGTATATTTACAGTTCTGCTTTGTGTACCAAATAAGCAGCTAGAAATCAAAAGCCTCTGATCACAAAAGCCGACAAGACTGCAGGATGAAGAACTGACTTCAAGTGAGTTTatttccttccccatcccagaTCAGGTTAATCCAAGATTAACCAGGAATATCTGTGAAATTTCTTAAATACCATCTGTAGGTAAGGGGGTTAACTCATTCTTCTGAGTTTACTGACATGTTGATTTCTAAAATACTGTAAAGAAACAGTCAAAATCCTCATTCCATAGGAAGAAAATATTCCATGTACTTTCTTAAGTCTGGAGCCTCAGGCTTGGGAAACGTTTTTCTAGACTGTCAGCAAGCGTCTGATCAGCCTCACGCAGCACTTCAAGGAAACTTTCCACCTAGAAATAAAACACAAGTATGCCAAATATACTGAGATGAAAcaaaggaattgccatactggatcagaccagtggtctgtaTATTCCAGTATCCTTTCACTGACAGCTGACAGTTCtatttcagaagaaggtgcaagaaaccccgcACTAGGCAGTTATAGGATAATCTGCCCACCAAATGTCCAAAATTAGAAGCTGGTTTGAAGCCTGAAGAACGAGTGTTTACATCACttccaagacttttttttttatataaagtgtTTACTAGTGTAGAACTGGATCTTCTAGTTATCTATATAAATAGCTAAACCTTTTTTGAATCATGCTAAACTCTTgtcacaagatatcattgagACCAGTGACATTCACAGACTAACCTATAGAATACAATTCGCTCCAATACCAGTGAAGGTTTGATCATGCTTAAAAAAATATACGTATATGTTTTTCGTTCTTtggaaatcagattttttttttttaaatcactctataaaaacaaagaaactcTGCCAATTTACATGAGCTGATGATCTAGCTCAAAGTTTTGGCTGATGTGagccaaaagaaaaggaaagaaaataagaatgtcTGATGTTGCATTAGATATTGCATCTTATGTCAGAGTAATCCCGCCCTCTCTAAATCTGCATGTTTCACCCATGTTAAAGATTTTGTCACATACTCACAGAAGTGAAATATAGTGGTAAAAGATTCTGAAACGCACAGGAGCATTTTTGTTCATTTAGATGCCCCTGGTTCAATCCCTCCAATATGTTTTCCTAGAAAACAAcagtaaaaaataaacacaactaaTATTTCATAAACAGTTGCTGAATACATAATCTCACAGTCACATGCATAGTGCCATATAAACAAGCCCCTTCGTTTTCATTTACCATAAAGACTCccgggttttacaaaaagtattattcagttttttctgcttttcaccctacttttgtatcattcaaatatataaaaaataacttgttttattaggaaaatacagatATCTCGTGCATTGTATtgtattacaataatacattagtctgtgtatatgtgcaaagctgcctgttgaagtaaagCTACATATTAGTCTACAAGATACACACAATACACAGGCACGGGCACAAGCCCTGAAGTGCGTGCGCATCTGAACATCCTGATGAATCTCACGCACaccacgtacacatttcaagctgttatcagataacagtttaaagatttgacatatacaaatgggaagaaaatgaaaatctgtatcagaatatgttTCAGAACTCAAGGAAGTcctcaaaagttttaaaaaaacaaaagcaggagaaaagtatgaagttgagtgtatgcgctGCACATGATGTgacccaattattaaatgtaaatattcatAGTCTAATAGTTCTAAGTATACAACAGTAAActttttattcaaatgaaaagttttatttagggattagagatgtattgttttcttaaactcagaggtggcattgtaTTTTGAGTTGTTTtaattctgcagcaaaccacattgatgaatggaattcagaGCATTAgtctactgaatactttttttcccatctttccatccaccaaaataaatcccgatatttacccagaaaaattattaatagttttttgcactgaCTTTCATCTGTTTTTGTTGATGTGGTAATatacactgataaattcctgtgaaaaatcaaacaaaataaaaacagaaaataaaggacTCTACATATACATGTCCTCATATTgtaaagcagataaaatacatGAAACAAGAAAGAAAGCTTAtagtctagagcagggatcggcaacctttggcatgcggcccgtcagggaaatccactggcaggccgggccggtttgtttacctgcagtgtctgcaggtttggccaattgcagcttctactggccgcagttcgccattccaggccaatgggggctgcgggaagcagcggccagaatatccctcggcctgtgccgcttcctgcagtccccattggcctggaatggcgaaccgcggccagtaggaactgcgatcggccaaacctgaggatgctgcagataaacaaatcATCCCGGCCCCCCAGttgatttccctgacgggccgcgtgccaaaggttaccgatccctggtctagagacAATAGTTGACACAAAACTGAATAGAAAGCGGGAAAACATTCTCTCAGCTTAAATGCTCTCACAAAAAAGATCTTCAGAACTTTTTAGCCAAGAGCTGAGAAATTGCTTAAAGACATACATATATTCTTTCCCTTACTTAAATTCATTAATTCACATTCAAAAAGGAATTACCAATGTACATCAAGAAGATAATTTCATCTCACAAAATAGACTGAAGAACTCAGAAATATCTTGGTCTCTATCTTGTGCCATATAGGTTACAGTTGTACCTCCAGTCACTTCTCTCATCAGAACCTTACACAACTCAATTCTGGTACATAGTTGTACTTTgagcaaagaaaaggaagaaactgTCCCTTAAATAATAAGatttcctctttccctcctctGCATAAAATCCTCCTAAAATTTTTCTCTTTACCTTAGTCAATTCTTGAAGCATATTGGAAAGCAATTCACAACAGATATCCTTCAAGATTTTCAGATGGAAGTCTTCCTCAACTGTTCCCAACTTCTCAGTCTCCTCTGGTTGGGATTTCTTTGAGTTATCAAAAGATCTCTTCTCACAGTCCTCCATGTTTTGTAAGATTCGAATCAAGCTCCCAATCAGAGGCATATCTAATATACAAAAACAGGAAACCAGTTTTACAAACTGAAAGACAGTTTTGGCATTTTTTTCAAGCTACTGTCAAGAGGATCCATTTTGAAACATGAAGAAAGATTTGATAAGGATGTAGAAATGTACATTCTGATTGCTTCAAGACCACAGGTTATCTGTATATGTCACCGTTTgtcaataaggtttttaaaagtgttaGGAGATAGCACAATCCAGGAGACAAAACTCTAGAGAACTGGGAATTGTTACATACAATTGGTATCTCACTTGCTATCATAACTGCACACCATTCCTTTCTGCAGGCTATGTGTCTTTAAAGACATAGCCCCATGGCATGGTGGAATTTCCCCAGCAACAGCTCACAGCAAGCACAATACCTCCCATGCTTCTGATCCCtaagccaaaccaatctcccctcTTTTACTGGAAGGGTATGTGCTACCTTCTGCAGGTCCAACTCCTTGAGCCCTCTCCCCATTACTTGTATACCTAGGCTGTACCAAGCCCAGACCCAATAACAAAGGAAACCTGGACATCGCTGTAAGCCCTTCAGTTTAGTTACCAtccaaagaaaggaaaacagagggtAGTACAGTAAACTTTGCACCATAATAAACCCAACTGCCAGCCAAGTGAGCAGTGCAATCTTCTGCTGCTAAAGAAATCAACTCTCGTTCCATGTCACTCCTTTCCATTTTAAAGGCTGGCCTATGTTTTCATCCATTTCTCAGTGACATTCACGATTGATGTAAATTATAAAAATGCACGAATTAAATGCAGAATTTCCCCCACCTCTTAAAATAACTGCAATCGCAGCCTCTGTTATTAACAAGTATTATTTTTGCAGTTCTATTACGTATCACCATAACCAGTAAAGAGGAGACTCAACTGAAAATCCAGCTCCAAATACCCCCagaattttagaaatgtttaaaatCTGAACTCTGGTTTAGAAAAGAATTTTGCAAGCCACCCCTATATTTATAATGGGCCAATTTGTTACCTTGATAGTGTTCTAAACCTGTAACAATTCTGTGCCCTAAACCAGTCTCGAGTAACCATTAATAAATTAAAACACGCCACTCTACTACTGCCATGACTCTAGTCATCAATTGTACAAGAAGTAAAAAATGATACTTGCTTTTCCTCCTCTTGACATATTCCTGTTGTATCTGTGAAGCAAACATGGCAGACAGTACAGACAAAATAGAGGCCAATACACTCTTCTGCTCTTGAATGATGATTGGTGGATCATCTGGCTGGCAAAGTTCATGGCAAACCAGACCATAAAGTAAAGTCCAAGTCTCTTTTCCTCCATCAGAAGACTGCActtgagaaagaaaaaaaccattgattcaaggagagaaaaatattttttttttttacttaagtaTCTGTCACAATCTAACGTCACTGCAGCATTGTTCCATAATATACAAAAATTCATGTGTCTTACCAATAGCCTGAATGCCCTCATCCACTGTGGTTAGGAGCTGCAAGATATGCATATAAACATCAAGCCCCTCTGGATTATCTGAGCTacatcaaacaaaaacaaaacaaaacagatgagTTTATTATTAACAGAAAAATGACTCTTCATGAACACTAGGATACAAGGATTATCCAACGAGCCCATAAACAACAAGAAACTTTAGAATAATAAATCATAGCACTTTTATATGACAAATCACAGGGACCAAATCTTATTACTCAtaggagtagccccactgaagtcaagagttTCAGGATTGAGCCACAAGAAGATAATCAGCAGTCACCCTGGTCCCAAAAGTAAAGGAGAAAGAGCACACGTACCGGACTTGTTTTGCTGCTTCAAGTACACAAGgtacaattttaaaatctggACGTTCTTCTGGGGAATCATCTGTAGACTGTCCCACTGATTGACAAGAGCCATTTTTAATCCAATTTAACATTAGTTCTTCATCCAGATCAAAGAGCTTGTCCACCACCTCGCCCACTTTAACCAGCAGTTCAACTGCACAGAACAAATTTTGATGAATAATGAAAAACCAGCATACAAAATTCTCACCTTTGTTAACACACAAAAACCAAAACTCAGAATAaatactcatgttgagtagcacttCACACTTTCGgtaggcccactgaaatcaaacaaATGAGACCCTCAAATAGaagagcaaagtattattatttcttaaaatagGGAACACTATGGCTAACATTCTTTTAAgccaaaaagctgaaattttagGATTTTTGCACAAACGTTCTGCTGTTTTTATTTAGCTGAagacaaaaaacacatttttataaatgtcaGTTAAGCTACATGCTTAAAACATGTTGTAATGTTACAAGAATAAGCGGAATAGCTGCCAGTACTTGGCTTATTTTTCTAAGTGTTTTTCAGTTTAGTCCTAACAAGAAAACAGTGCATTTAGAAAGCAAACCTTAAAAAGAGATACAATGTTACACTGGAATAACTGAAAACATGGGcttgttttaaaacaataaaaatactaTGTACATGTACTTCAATGAGGACCATAACTTAATGAAAGAAATTTGATCTGGCACAGATGTAAATCTAGGGCTGATTTCAATCTTCCCTTTTTCTTTAGGGCTCGGACAGATCTATAAAACCTACAATAGTAAATGCAGTTTATTCTGTATTCATAAAGTTTactatttttaatgtattctACACTTTCAAAACAAAGCCATTTGTCTTTACAATTCAGATGTACTTCAGCATTGTGGTTTATCTAACACCACCCATACTCAAATTACTTGGCAACCTACCATTTGTAGAGCTTGACATGATAAAACAAACACAGTCATACACGGAGGGGTTTTCTCGGATTCTTTCAACCCAGATGTTGGCCACCTCAGCTTGGGAGAGGCAAGTTAACAACAACCTAGACAATAATTGCAATTTTAGCTTTGCATGTAATTAAAATACAGTGGGTCAGATCCTAGTTACAGTAGTattactgtggatttacactAATCCTACTGGTacaatggagaaaaaaatc harbors:
- the SAAL1 gene encoding protein SAAL1, which encodes MDRNPSPPSSDAEDEQAAGDSIGNTVYSKHWLFSILTKLIEVISPEKSDSNSNREEVQTELDEEMENDICKMWDMSMDEDVALFLQEFNAPDIFMGVFAKSKCPRLIEICVGILGNMACFQDICMSISKDDNLGQMLLQHLCDSDSPTLLETSRLLLTCLSQAEVANIWVERIRENPSVYDCVCFIMSSSTNVELLVKVGEVVDKLFDLDEELMLNWIKNGSCQSVGQSTDDSPEERPDFKIVPCVLEAAKQVRSDNPEGLDVYMHILQLLTTVDEGIQAIVQSSDGGKETWTLLYGLVCHELCQPDDPPIIIQEQKSVLASILSVLSAMFASQIQQEYVKRRKNMPLIGSLIRILQNMEDCEKRSFDNSKKSQPEETEKLGTVEEDFHLKILKDICCELLSNMLQELTKENILEGLNQGHLNEQKCSCAFQNLLPLYFTSVESFLEVLREADQTLADSLEKRFPSLRLQT